A stretch of Lutra lutra chromosome 9, mLutLut1.2, whole genome shotgun sequence DNA encodes these proteins:
- the STMN3 gene encoding stathmin-3 isoform X3 translates to MSTPWKTTSWKPDSLSGVSLWRPVPASPAREAGAYKEKMKELSVLSLICSCFYSQPHPNTIYQYGDMEVKQLDKRASGQSFEVILKSPSDLSPESPVLSSPPKRKDTSLEELQKRLEAAEERRKTQEAQVLKQLAERREHEREVLHKALEENNNFSRQAEEKLNYKMELSKEIREAHLAALRERLREKELHAAEVRRNKEQREEMSG, encoded by the exons ATGTCTACTCCTTGGAAGACCACTTCATGGAAGCCAGACTCCCTCTCTGGAGTGTCCCTCTGGAGACCTGTACCAGCTTCTCCAGCTAGGGAGGCGGGAG CCTACAAGGAGAAGATGAAGGAACTGTCAGTGCTGTCGCTCATCTGCTCCTGTTTCTACTCACAGCCGCACCCCAACACCATCTACCAGTATGGGG ACATGGAGGTGAAGCAGCTGGACAAGAGGGCCTCTGGCCAGAGCTTCGAGGTCATCCTCAAGTCCCCTTCTGACCTGTCCCCCGAGAGCCCAgtgctctcctctccccccaaGAGGAAGGACACCTCCCTGGAGGAGCTGCAGAAGCGGCTGGAAGCAGCTGAGGAACGAAGGAAG ACGCAGGAGGCGCAGGTGCTGAAGCAGTTGGCCGAGCGGCGCGAGCACGAGCGCGAGGTGCTGCACAAGGCGCTGGAGGAGAACAACAACTTCAGCCGCCAGGCCGAGGAGAAGCTCAACTACAAGATGGAGCTCAGCAAGGAGATCCGCGAGGCGCACCTGGCGGCGCTGCGCGAGCGGCTGCGCGAGAAG GAGCTGCACGCAGCGGAGGTACGCAGGAACAAGGAACAGCGAGAGGAGATGTCTGGCTAA
- the STMN3 gene encoding stathmin-3 isoform X1 produces the protein MGHVSPYPQACTKPNWGSESKSTAAFARLQLQPPPEPPRPSAAAAAASTMASTLSAYKEKMKELSVLSLICSCFYSQPHPNTIYQYGDMEVKQLDKRASGQSFEVILKSPSDLSPESPVLSSPPKRKDTSLEELQKRLEAAEERRKTQEAQVLKQLAERREHEREVLHKALEENNNFSRQAEEKLNYKMELSKEIREAHLAALRERLREKELHAAEVRRNKEQREEMSG, from the exons CCAAACTGGGGCAGCGAGTCCAAGAG cactgCAGCATTCGCCCGACTGCAGCTCCAGCCGCCGCCCGAGCCTCCTAGGCCttccgcagccgccgccgccgccagcacCATGGCCAGCACCCTGTCCG CCTACAAGGAGAAGATGAAGGAACTGTCAGTGCTGTCGCTCATCTGCTCCTGTTTCTACTCACAGCCGCACCCCAACACCATCTACCAGTATGGGG ACATGGAGGTGAAGCAGCTGGACAAGAGGGCCTCTGGCCAGAGCTTCGAGGTCATCCTCAAGTCCCCTTCTGACCTGTCCCCCGAGAGCCCAgtgctctcctctccccccaaGAGGAAGGACACCTCCCTGGAGGAGCTGCAGAAGCGGCTGGAAGCAGCTGAGGAACGAAGGAAG ACGCAGGAGGCGCAGGTGCTGAAGCAGTTGGCCGAGCGGCGCGAGCACGAGCGCGAGGTGCTGCACAAGGCGCTGGAGGAGAACAACAACTTCAGCCGCCAGGCCGAGGAGAAGCTCAACTACAAGATGGAGCTCAGCAAGGAGATCCGCGAGGCGCACCTGGCGGCGCTGCGCGAGCGGCTGCGCGAGAAG GAGCTGCACGCAGCGGAGGTACGCAGGAACAAGGAACAGCGAGAGGAGATGTCTGGCTAA
- the STMN3 gene encoding stathmin-3 isoform X2 produces the protein MGHVSPYPQACTKPNWGSESKSTAAFARLQLQPPPEPPRPSAAAAAASTMASTLSAYKEKMKELSVLSLICSCFYSQPHPNTIYQYGDMEVKQLDKRASGQSFEVILKSPSDLSPESPVLSSPPKRKDTSLEELQKRLEAAEERRKAPGAPSSSRVGSAAAPAVPVSSLQLVPSPAALGTLPPPPHLRELRTQCGSSTYFVLSGQTFEEEAVRVP, from the exons CCAAACTGGGGCAGCGAGTCCAAGAG cactgCAGCATTCGCCCGACTGCAGCTCCAGCCGCCGCCCGAGCCTCCTAGGCCttccgcagccgccgccgccgccagcacCATGGCCAGCACCCTGTCCG CCTACAAGGAGAAGATGAAGGAACTGTCAGTGCTGTCGCTCATCTGCTCCTGTTTCTACTCACAGCCGCACCCCAACACCATCTACCAGTATGGGG ACATGGAGGTGAAGCAGCTGGACAAGAGGGCCTCTGGCCAGAGCTTCGAGGTCATCCTCAAGTCCCCTTCTGACCTGTCCCCCGAGAGCCCAgtgctctcctctccccccaaGAGGAAGGACACCTCCCTGGAGGAGCTGCAGAAGCGGCTGGAAGCAGCTGAGGAACGAAGGAAG GctccaggcgccccctcctccaGTAGGGTGGGCAGTGCAGCAGCACCGGCTGTCCCAGTCTCTTCGCTCCAACTAGTCCCTtctccagcagccctggggacccTCCCACCGCCCCCACACCTCAGGGAACTCAGGACCCAGTGCGGATCAAGCACCTACTTTGTGCTCAGCGGGCAGACATTCGAGGAGGAGGCCGTGCGGGTTCCGTGA